AACCCGAGCATCCTGTCCGCCGACTTCGTCAATCTGCAGGCCGAACTCGAGGCCATCGCCTCGGCGGATCTCGTGCACGTCGACGTCATGGACAACCATTTCGTGCCCAACCTCACCATGGGGCCGCCGGTCGTCGAGCGTATCCAGGCGGTGTCGCCGATCCCGCTCGACGTGCACCTCATGATCTCGGACGCCGACCGCTGGGCCCCCGGGTACGCCGAGCTCGGCGCATACTCCGTCACCTTCCACGCGGAGGCCGCGGAGGATCCGGTCGGGCTCGCCCGCCGCCTTCGCGATATCGGCGCCCGCGCCGGCATCGCGCTGAAGCCGGGCACCGACCCCGAGCCCTATCTCGAACTGCTGCCGGAGTTCGACCAGGTGCTGGTCATGACCGTCGAGCCCGGTTTCGGCGGCCAGTCGTTCATGCCCGACATGATGCCCAAGCTGCGCCGCTTCGCCGAGGCGAAGGCCGCATCGGGCCTCGACGTCTGGCTGCAGGTCGACGGCGGTATCTCGAAGGACACGATCGGGATCGCGGCGGAGGCCGGAGCCGACACCTTCGTGGCGGGTTCGGCGGTCTACGGCGGTGTGCCGGAGGAGCGGATCGCGGAGCTCAGGCTCGCCGCAGCGGCTCATCGGCACTGAGCGGCACTGTAGTGTAGTCGTGTGAAATCGTTCGAGGACCTGTTCGCCGAGTTGAGTGAGAAGGCCGCGGCGCGGCCGGCGGGAAGCGGCACCGTGCAGCAGCTCGATGCCGGCGTGCATGCGATCGGCAAGAAGGTGGTCGAGGAGGCCGCCGAGGTGTGGATGTCGGCCGAGTACGAGAGCGACGCAGCCTGCGCCGAGGAGATCAGCCAGCTGCTCTACCATCTGCAGGTGCTGATGCTCGCCAAGGGCCTGAAGCTCGAGGACGTCTACAAGTATCTGTGAGCGACCTCGCCGACCCGACCGGGTCGGCAGGGGTCTCCCCAGCACACTCAGCGATCGGTTCCCCGACCGGTCGCGCGACACACGAAGGAACCCCATGCTGCGCATCGCCGTTCCCAATAAGGGATCGCTCTCCGAGATCGCCGCCGAGATGCTCGCCGAGGCGGGGTACTCGGGGCGCCGGGACAGCCGGAAGCTCGTGCACACCGATGCCCGCAACGGCGTCGAGTTCTTCTATCTGCGCCCCCGCGATATCGCCACCTACGTGGGGTCGGGCGCGCTGCACGTCGGGATCACGGGGCGGGACCTGCTGCTCGATTCGGGTTCGGCCGCGTCGGAGATCGAGGCACTCGACTTTGCCGATTCGACGTTCCGGTTCGCCTCGCCGTCGGGCGGCGGGATCACCGAGCTCGAGCACCTCGACGGCAAGCGGGTCGCGACGAGCTACCCGAAGCTCGTCGACGACTTCCTGCGCGCCCGGGGCATCGTGTCCGAGCTGGTGAAGCTCGACGGCGCCGTGGAGTCGGCCGTGCAGCTCGGCGTCGCGGACGCGGTGGCCGACGTGGTGTCGACCGGGGCCACGCTGCGCGCGGCGGGCCTCGAGATCTTCGGACCCGTGATCCTCGAGTCCACGGCGGTGCTCATCGGCGGCCCCACCGAGCACGCCGACGTCGAGCGACTCCTGCGCCGCCTGCGCGGCGTACTGGTGGCACGCAAGTACGTGATCATGGACTACGACCTGCCGGTCGATCAGCTCGAGGCCGCGACCCGGGTGGCGGGCGGCATCGAATCGCCCACGGTCTCGCCGTTGAAGGATGAGCGCTGGGTCGCGGTGCGCGTGATGGTCCCCTCCGACGAGGCGAACCAGATCATGGATCGCCTCTACGATCTCGGCGCGCGCGCCATTCTGGTGACCGCGATCCACGCCGCGCGGCTGTAGGGGACGGCATGAGCATCGCAACACGCGTGATCCCCTGCCTCGACGTGGCCGCGGGCCGCGTGGTGAAGGGCGTGAACTTCCTCAACCTGCGCGACGCGGGGGACCCGGTCGAGCTGGCCGCGAAGTACGCCGAGCAGGGGGCCGATGAGATCACCTTCCTCGACGTGACGGCGACGGTCGACGATCGGTCCACCACTTACGAGGTCGTGCAGCGCACGGCGGAGCAGGTGTTCATCCCGCTCACCGTCGGCGGCGGCGTGCGCGGCGTCGAGGATGTGGCGCGGCTGCTCGGCGTCGGGGCCGACAAGGTCGGCATCAACAGCGGAGCCATCGCGAGACCCGAGGTGATCGGGGAGATCGCGGATCGCTTCGGGTCGCAGGTGCTCGTGCTGTCCCTCGACGTGAAGCGCTCCCCGCGCACGCCGAGCGGTTTCGTCGTGACCACGCACGGCGGCAAGCGCGAGACCGACCTTGACGCGCTGGAGTGGTGCCGGGAGGCGCTCGACCGCGGAGCCGGCGAGCTGCTCGTCAACTCGATGGACGCCGACGGCACGCTCGCCGGGTTCGATCTCGAGCTCACCCGCAGGGTGCGCGAGCTCTCGGAGGTGCCCGTCATCGCGTCGGGCGGCGCCGGTGCGCTGGAGCACTTCGCACCCGCGGTCGAGGCCGGTGCCGACGCGGTGCTCGCGGCCTCGGTCTTCCACGACGGCACGTTCACGGTCGGCGAGGTGAAGCGTGCGCTCCGCGATGCGGGGGTCACCGTTCGGCTGGAGGGAGTCGCCGCATGACGCATATCGATCCGGTGCCCGCCGATCTGAAGTTCGACGACGCCGGCCTGCTGCCCGCGATCATCCAGGACGACGAGTCGGGCGAGGTGCTGATGCTCGCGTGGATGGATCGCGAGGCGATCCGCCGCACCCTCACGAGCGGCCGCGTGACCTTCTGGTCGCGGTCGCGGCAGGAGTACTGGCGCAAGGGAGACACCTCGGGCCATCGGCAGTACGTGCGCTCGGTCGCGATGGACTGCGACGGCGACACGCTGCTCGTGCGCGTGATCCAGCTCGGGGCGGCCTGCCACACGGGCACGCGCAGCTGCTTCACCGGACGCGATGTTCCGGCTCTCGTCGGAGATCCCGGCGAGAGCAGCGGTAGTCTGGAGCGGTGACACTGACGACCACGCGCGCCGCCTTCGACGCCGCGCGCGCCTCCCACGCCGTGATCCCCGTCTGCCGCGAGGTCTTCGCCGATGCAGACACGCCGGTCGGCATCTACCGCAAGGTCGCCGCCTCTCGCCCGGGCACGTTCCTGCTCGAATCGGCCGAGCAGGGCGGCGTCTGGACGCGCTTCAGCTTCGTCGGAGCCGGAAGCTTCGGGGTGCTGGGGGAGCGCGACGGGCGCGCTCACTGGGCCCCGGGTGCGGGGATCGACGGGGACATCTGCGGGATCGACGAGCAGCGCCTGCTGCCGGGAGGGGTGAGCGGACTCGCCCCCGTCGAGGCGCTGCGCGCCGTCTACGAGCGCTGGCGCGCCCCCCAGGTCGATGGCCTTCCGCCGCTCGCGAGCGGATTCGTCGGTTATCTCGGCTGGGAGACGGTGCGGCAGTTCGAGCGCCTCGAGCACGGCCCGAGCGAGGGGCCCGGGCTGCCCACGCAGGGGCTCAGCTTCGTCTCGGAGCTCGTGGTCATCGACCACCGCGAGGGCAGCGTGGTGCTGCTCGCGAACGTGCTGAACGACGGCGCGCTCGGCGATCCCGAGTCTCGGACCGCGACCGCCGACGAGCAGTGGACCGATGCGCAGGCGCGACTCGACCGGCTGCAGCGCGCGCTCGCGACTCCCGTCGCCTCGCCGCTCGGCGAGCTCGACCGGGGCGCGATGCCCGAGCCTCGCCGGGTCTGGGGCATCGACGGCTACAAGGCTGCGGTCGAGCGGGCGAAGCAGTACATCGTCGACGGCGACATCTTCCAGGTCGTGCCCTCCCAGCGCTTCGACCAGGAGTGCACCGCCGACCCGCTCGACGTCTACCGCGTGCTGCGGCACCTCAATCCGAGCCCCTACCTCTACCTGCTGCAGTGCGAGGACGCCGCGGGGCGCCCGTTCGCCGTCGTCGGCTCGAGCCCCGAGGCGCTCGTGACGGTGCAGGAGAGCGGGCACGTGATGACGCACCCCATCGCGGGCTCGCGACCGCGCGGCGCGACGGTGGACGAGGATCAGCAGCACGAGCGCGAGCTGCTCGCCGACGACAAGGAGCGCGCCGAGCACCTCATGCTCGTCGACCTCGCGCGCAACGACCTGCTGCGAGTGTGCGACCCCTCGAGCGTCGGCGTGACGGAGTTCATGCGCGTCGAGCGCTTCAGCCACATCATGCACATCGTCTCGACCGTGGAGGGCGTGCTGCGCGACGGGCAGAACCCCGTCGACGCGCTGCGCGCGACCTTCCCCGCGGGCACCCTGAGCGGGGCGCCGAAGCCGCGGGCGCTGCAGATCATCGACGAGTTCGAGCCGGTGCAGCGGGGCGTCTACGGCGGCGTGGTGGGCTACTTCGGCCTGGGTGGCGCGGCCGATCTCGCGATCGCGATCCGCACCGCGACGATTCGCGACGGCATCGCGATGGTGCAGGCGGGAGGCGGGATCGTGGCCGACTCGGTGCCCGAGCTCGAGGAGCAGGAGTCGCGCAACAAGGCCGCCGCACCGCTTCGCGCGATCGCGATCGCGAACACGCTGCGCGAGCTCGCGCCCGCCGCGACAGGCGGATCCGATGCGCGCTAAGCCCCTCTCCCTCGGCGGGATCGCTCTCTCGGGAGCCCTCGCGCTGCTCGCCGGATCGCAGACCTGGGTCTCATTCATGCTCGACGGCACGCACTCCGTCGAGAC
This DNA window, taken from Leucobacter tenebrionis, encodes the following:
- the rpe gene encoding ribulose-phosphate 3-epimerase is translated as MTAQRINPSILSADFVNLQAELEAIASADLVHVDVMDNHFVPNLTMGPPVVERIQAVSPIPLDVHLMISDADRWAPGYAELGAYSVTFHAEAAEDPVGLARRLRDIGARAGIALKPGTDPEPYLELLPEFDQVLVMTVEPGFGGQSFMPDMMPKLRRFAEAKAASGLDVWLQVDGGISKDTIGIAAEAGADTFVAGSAVYGGVPEERIAELRLAAAAHRH
- a CDS encoding phosphoribosyl-ATP diphosphatase, producing MKSFEDLFAELSEKAAARPAGSGTVQQLDAGVHAIGKKVVEEAAEVWMSAEYESDAACAEEISQLLYHLQVLMLAKGLKLEDVYKYL
- the hisG gene encoding ATP phosphoribosyltransferase, with the protein product MLRIAVPNKGSLSEIAAEMLAEAGYSGRRDSRKLVHTDARNGVEFFYLRPRDIATYVGSGALHVGITGRDLLLDSGSAASEIEALDFADSTFRFASPSGGGITELEHLDGKRVATSYPKLVDDFLRARGIVSELVKLDGAVESAVQLGVADAVADVVSTGATLRAAGLEIFGPVILESTAVLIGGPTEHADVERLLRRLRGVLVARKYVIMDYDLPVDQLEAATRVAGGIESPTVSPLKDERWVAVRVMVPSDEANQIMDRLYDLGARAILVTAIHAARL
- the hisF gene encoding imidazole glycerol phosphate synthase subunit HisF, coding for MSIATRVIPCLDVAAGRVVKGVNFLNLRDAGDPVELAAKYAEQGADEITFLDVTATVDDRSTTYEVVQRTAEQVFIPLTVGGGVRGVEDVARLLGVGADKVGINSGAIARPEVIGEIADRFGSQVLVLSLDVKRSPRTPSGFVVTTHGGKRETDLDALEWCREALDRGAGELLVNSMDADGTLAGFDLELTRRVRELSEVPVIASGGAGALEHFAPAVEAGADAVLAASVFHDGTFTVGEVKRALRDAGVTVRLEGVAA
- the hisI gene encoding phosphoribosyl-AMP cyclohydrolase; protein product: MTHIDPVPADLKFDDAGLLPAIIQDDESGEVLMLAWMDREAIRRTLTSGRVTFWSRSRQEYWRKGDTSGHRQYVRSVAMDCDGDTLLVRVIQLGAACHTGTRSCFTGRDVPALVGDPGESSGSLER
- a CDS encoding anthranilate synthase component I, producing MTLTTTRAAFDAARASHAVIPVCREVFADADTPVGIYRKVAASRPGTFLLESAEQGGVWTRFSFVGAGSFGVLGERDGRAHWAPGAGIDGDICGIDEQRLLPGGVSGLAPVEALRAVYERWRAPQVDGLPPLASGFVGYLGWETVRQFERLEHGPSEGPGLPTQGLSFVSELVVIDHREGSVVLLANVLNDGALGDPESRTATADEQWTDAQARLDRLQRALATPVASPLGELDRGAMPEPRRVWGIDGYKAAVERAKQYIVDGDIFQVVPSQRFDQECTADPLDVYRVLRHLNPSPYLYLLQCEDAAGRPFAVVGSSPEALVTVQESGHVMTHPIAGSRPRGATVDEDQQHERELLADDKERAEHLMLVDLARNDLLRVCDPSSVGVTEFMRVERFSHIMHIVSTVEGVLRDGQNPVDALRATFPAGTLSGAPKPRALQIIDEFEPVQRGVYGGVVGYFGLGGAADLAIAIRTATIRDGIAMVQAGGGIVADSVPELEEQESRNKAAAPLRAIAIANTLRELAPAATGGSDAR